The nucleotide sequence CCGACGATGCGATGTTCCGCTTCTTCGTAGCCCAATCGTGGATTTCCTGCACCACTGGCAAACTCATTGCCCTGCGGCACCTGCACATATTGCCCCCAGGAACCAAGCAACCAGGTATTTTCAATCACTTCGTATTCGGCATTGATGCGCGGCAACACTCGCTCAAACGCCATTCCGCCGGTGATGCGCACATAACTGTATTTTCCACCGACGGTGGTCACCAGTTTGTCGTTCCAGTGATAACGATATTTGATGTACGGCGCCACGATGCCAGCACGGAATACACTGTCGAGCCCGTACACATCGCGCGAGCCGAAATCGATTTGACCAATGTCTTCCTCGCCCGGCTGGCGGACAATATTGGCGCTCACCGGCGTGCGTGAATACCAGCCGGCACCACCCACACTCAGCAGATTTTTGCCCTGCGCAATGCGAACTTCAGGCTGAACAAACAGCGCGTCTTCGGAAATTTTCAGGTAATAGGGCTTGCCGTTGACATCGGTGCCTATGTGAAAACTGTTTTCTGTACTGAGTATGGTCACCGGCATCACGTGGTTGACGTTTTCACTCCAGCGCCGCTCCCAATTGAAGTTAGCGCTCTTAAATCCGGCACGAACACCAATCTCGCCGGCAGATTGCGGATCAATCAGTTTGTTGCGATTATTCAGCACTTTGATTTCATCCGATGCGTAGAAATAGCGCAGCGTCAGTTTGTCCTGCTCGGTGCGGTATTCCCATCCTGCCTGCAGATCTTCAAACACCGGCACCTGGATTATTTTTACCTGCAAATCGTCGGGCCTGTCATCGTCCTTGATCAAGCTGCTCAGATCATCCGGGGTAAACACCGCATCGATATAGGAACGTCGTGCACCGATGAAAAAACCGTGGCGACTGCCTGCTTCACCGATCGGGCCTTCCAGCAAAAACGACGAAAGATACGTGCCCACACTGTATTTTTGATGCAGCCGATCACGTTCGGGCGAACGCAGCTTCACATCCAGCATACCGCCCAGCACATCGGGATATTCCACCTGAAAACCGCCCAGAAAGGCGTTGAAGTCCTGCAGCAGCTCCGGCTGTAAAGTCGAGTAGAGCCCGCCCATGTGATAGAGGTAAGCGATGGGTGTGCGATCCACCCACACCAGACTTTCACCACGGTCACTGCCGCGAATATAAAACCCCGCCCCACTCTCACCGCCGCCCGGCGATGTCGGCACCACCACTCCCGGCAGCGACGCAACCACCGCCACCGGATCACCGCCGGTTCCCGGCGCACGTTTCAGCTCTTGCGCGCTAAGTGCCACCTTTGAGCTTTTCTGCTGCACCCGTTCCTCGACCACCACCAGCGCCTCGCCTTCCACCGCCAGTGGTTCGAGGTAGACCGTCAGGCTGGTATTGCCCGCCGCCAGCGGTTGCTGCCAGGTTTCATAGCCCACGGCCAGCACCTTGACCTGCTCAGACGCGCTGGCGGCGGCAAATCGGGCCCGGCCGCGTTCGTCCGTGGTTTCTGACTCACCGCCGTTGATCAACAGCACGCTGGCATCGGCAATGGGATCACCGCTACCTTTTTGCAGCACCGTCACCGCCAACTCCGCCGCCGACGCCACACCGACCACCATCAACAGAAAAAATACCTTGAACACCAGAGCGATAGCTTTCATCAGATCCATCCAGATACCTTGCGCGACCAACGAACAGAGTCTACACCTCTGCAGCGAAAAGCCATGCTAGCAAACACAAGTCGCATATGCAAACTATTGCATAACGATATTCCCTTGGCCTTCCCGCCATTTTCCAACCAAATCAACCACTCTTTTCATCCTTATTGTTTACCGGTATGATCGGTCGTTCAACATCAGCCCCCCTGGGAGAGTCCCTTTGATGGGACGCCGAAGGCGCAACCGGCCCGGAATCGCTCAGGCAACAGGACCGGGGGACGGCAGTTGACTCTGGAGAGCGATAGCCATCAAACCGACAGGCTATCCACCGAAGGGGAGGACGGTTCCCACCGTCTAAACTCTCAGGTTTCGTGGACAGAGGGGCCCACAGCTGTGCAATCCGTCTTCTAACTTTGGAAAGGATGAAACGTGGGCAATCGTACCCCTTTATTTGAAAATCACCTGGCCGCCGGCGGCAAAATCGTCGACTTTTCTGGCTGGGACATGCCCATTCACTACGGCTCACAAATCGAAGAGCACCATCAGGTGCGCAACGACGCCGGCATGTTCGACGTATCCCATATGACCGTGGTCGACATGAAGGGCGAACGCGTTCGTGCCTTCCTGCAACACCTGCTGGCCAATGATGTTGGTCGGCTCAAAGATCCCGGCAAGGCACTCTACTCCTGCATGCTGCGCGAAGACGGCGGCGTCATCGACGATCTGATCACCTACTTCATGAGCGAAAACTGGTTCCGCACCGTGGTCAACGCCGCCACCCGCGACAAAGACATCGCCTGGATCAAGCAGCAAGCGACCGCCTTCGGCGTCAGCATTAGCGTGCGCGACGACCTGGCGATGATCGCCGTACAAGGCCCCAATGCCCGCGCCAAGGCAATGCAACTGATGGGCACTGAAACCCAAGCTGCAGCGGCCAATCTGGGCGTGTTTTTCGCTGTCGAAGCCGGCGACATGTTCATCGCCCGCACCGGTTACACCGGCGAGGACGGTT is from Gammaproteobacteria bacterium and encodes:
- the gcvT gene encoding glycine cleavage system aminomethyltransferase GcvT; the protein is MGNRTPLFENHLAAGGKIVDFSGWDMPIHYGSQIEEHHQVRNDAGMFDVSHMTVVDMKGERVRAFLQHLLANDVGRLKDPGKALYSCMLREDGGVIDDLITYFMSENWFRTVVNAATRDKDIAWIKQQATAFGVSISVRDDLAMIAVQGPNARAKAMQLMGTETQAAAANLGVFFAVEAGDMFIARTGYTGEDGFEIMLPADKASAFWDRLLQQGVKPCGLGARDTLRLEAGMNLYGTDMDETTSPLESGLGWTIAWEPAERNFIGRSALEAQRGKSEFKLVGLVLEERGVLRGHMKVSSEHGTGEITSGSFSPTLGVAIALARIPKGAEQRVHVDIRGKQVPAKIVKPCFVRNGKAQIEL
- a CDS encoding TonB-dependent receptor plug domain-containing protein; its protein translation is MKAIALVFKVFFLLMVVGVASAAELAVTVLQKGSGDPIADASVLLINGGESETTDERGRARFAAASASEQVKVLAVGYETWQQPLAAGNTSLTVYLEPLAVEGEALVVVEERVQQKSSKVALSAQELKRAPGTGGDPVAVVASLPGVVVPTSPGGGESGAGFYIRGSDRGESLVWVDRTPIAYLYHMGGLYSTLQPELLQDFNAFLGGFQVEYPDVLGGMLDVKLRSPERDRLHQKYSVGTYLSSFLLEGPIGEAGSRHGFFIGARRSYIDAVFTPDDLSSLIKDDDRPDDLQVKIIQVPVFEDLQAGWEYRTEQDKLTLRYFYASDEIKVLNNRNKLIDPQSAGEIGVRAGFKSANFNWERRWSENVNHVMPVTILSTENSFHIGTDVNGKPYYLKISEDALFVQPEVRIAQGKNLLSVGGAGWYSRTPVSANIVRQPGEEDIGQIDFGSRDVYGLDSVFRAGIVAPYIKYRYHWNDKLVTTVGGKYSYVRITGGMAFERVLPRINAEYEVIENTWLLGSWGQYVQVPQGNEFASGAGNPRLGYEEAEHRIVGIKHKPSSVWTLQLELFDKPMDKLVTFVNGKLPPDNYQNLGYGYARGVDVLIKRDLQNRRTGWLAYSYLEARRAGADGVLRKFSGDQPHTLTAMWSQGLSGDWKKWDLGFRFQYHTGQPYDPVLGTTTDGNGRTVPIYPSKKNAARLPDYWQLDMRLDRAFLYNTWKMNFYVDILNVLNRANVTGYDYGSEWERVNDPIEQTGAPLFPTFGIEAEF